The following proteins come from a genomic window of Theileria equi strain WA chromosome 2 map unlocalized gcontig_1105316255037, whole genome shotgun sequence:
- a CDS encoding conserved hypothetical protein (encoded by transcript BEWA_042440A) yields the protein MNYDEKVIQGFGSVTCTDKLLFLGHYGPSSKVSIFKFLENETQDIKFVGSLFPIIGTVVKLLINAEKGTLVCGTNAGYLYIWDISNETIETLESLTYSPLYGDGYIPLNSRVAPVAVVEPSNMGNLVDFDFIYQNNFIIGLEKWPELNVNFYNASNGSKVASSRNLVKNVDKNKYMTCVKADPNFISNDGKGQWVVCGSARGTISLTLVPPNVLNEEGKTVELCCFTFDLAESVNINSLAWRFRSPSSTNLTVLSGCSDGYIRCCVFSTQSDSPVLHKQATYSYSKSSITGTVNKIICGKDTRTGVPYVIGSCNMISEFGSTEAGDVSSSCAFELVYQKLLQDSSDDIISFASIQDYITNMCVSPDHKFVVLVSSNDSVYLCPENTNASGTATSPWKKPLKLTWRTPEFVKFINN from the exons ATGAATTACGATGAGAAGGTCATACAGGGATTCGGATCAGTGACTTGCACCGACAAATTGCTCTTCCTAGGACATTACGGACCAAGCTCAAAGGTTTCCATCTTCAAGTTCCTGGAAAATGAGACCCAGGATATCAAATTCGTAGGATCGCTTTTTCCGATCATCGGTACCGTGGTAAAACTGCTAATAAACGCAGAGAAAGGCACACTAGTCTGCGGCACAAACGCAGGGTACCTCTACATTTGGGATATCAGCAATGAAACGATCGAAACCCTGGAATCGCTCACCTACAGCCCGCTCTACGGCGATGGCTATATTCCCTTAAACTCCAGAGTTGCTCCAGTCGCAGTTGTTGAGCCCAGCAACATGGGAAATCTGGTAGACTTTGACTTTATATACCAGAACAACTTCATAATAG GACTGGAAAAGTGGCCTGAGCTGAATGTAAACTTTTACAATGCTTCCAACGGTTCAAAGGTGGCATCTAGTCGTAATCTTGTCAAGAATGTCGACAAAAACAAATACATGACCTGTGTAAAGGCTGATCCAAACTTTATATCAAACGACGGCAAGGGTCAATGGGTTGTTTGCGGATCTGCACGCGGAACCATATCGTTGACCCTAGTGCCTCCAAATGTTCTAAATGAGGAGGGGAAAACCGTGGAGCTCTGCTGTTTTACCTTTGACCTCGCAGAGTCTGTGAATATAAATTCACTCGCGTGGAGATTTAGAAGTCCGTCATCTACCAATCTCACGGTTTTATCCGGATGTTCTGACGGTTATATACGGTGCTGTGTATTTAGCACGCAGTCTGATTCTCCAGTGCTGCATAAACAAGCCACGTATTCCTATTCAAAGTCGTCAATCACAG GGACTGTGAATAAGATAATATGTGGAAAGGACACAAGGACCGGAGTTCCATACGTCATTGGGTCTTGCAACATGATCAGCGAGTTTGGTAGCACCGAAGCTGGAGATGTGTCATCATCCTGTGCATTTGAACTGGTCTAccaaaaacttttgcaGGACTCTTCCGACGATATCATATCGTTTGCAAGCATACAAGACTACATAACAAACATGTGCGTTTCACCAGACCACAAATTCGTCGTCTTGGTCTCCTCGAATGACTCTGTCTACCTCTGCCCTGAAAACACCAATGCCTCCGGAACGGCAACATCGCCCTGGAAAAAACCACTCAAACTCACATGGCGCACTCcagaatttgtaaaatttatcaacaaCTAA
- a CDS encoding nucleolar phosphoprotein, putative (encoded by transcript BEWA_042430A), with the protein MENNVVYTNNVKKNIIYVGNLPRQLTESQIKRYFLQFGDVLKIRLMKSKKTNGSRGYAFVQFENNEIAQIAADAMNNYFIDGKSLKVHVKDDEQIVKNLFKKGKPVMSKKNKIKLLDKEKQLKEAKMKSKIEELSNSLKNGKKLELDEDAKEVISMLKTKLEKLQGKRDKFATDLYDDSIATYQNVLDAINAHIDSN; encoded by the exons atggagaataatGTAGTGTATACCAACAACGTAAAGAAAAACATCATTTACGTTGGTAATTTGCCCAGGCAGTTGACAGAATCCCAAATAAAGCGTTATTTCTTGCAATTTGGAGATGTTTTAAAGATTCGCTTGATGAAATCCAAAAAG ACCAATGGATCCAGGGGATACGCTTTTGTTCAGTTTGAAAACAACGAAATCGCACAAATAGCCGCAGATGCAATGAATAACTACTTCATAGACGGCAAGAGCCTCAAAGTTCACGTGAAGGATGACGAGCAGATCGTCAAGAATCTCTTCAAG AAAGGGAAACCCGTGATGAGTAAAAAGAACAAGATAAAGCTGCTTGATAAGGAGAAGCAACTCAAAGAGGCCAAGATGAAGAGCAAGATAGAGGAACTCTCAAATTCGCTAAAGAATGGCAAAAAACTGGAACTGGACGAAGATGCCAAAGAGGTCATTTCAATGCTAAAAACAAAGCTAGAAAAACTACAAGGCAAAAGGGACAAGTTTGCTACTGATCTCTACGACGACTCCATCGCCACCTATCAAAACGTTCTAGACGCCATAAATGCACACATTGACTCTAATTAG
- a CDS encoding conserved hypothetical protein (encoded by transcript BEWA_042410A) yields MEIPSSDSKGKCLCEETFTNDLLKRLLWVCDKHIKSSATSKRRRLHSIIHNGEKHKESIESSLASGILSDVFSDFARCLQNGTSLYNTFDLLAKSSKLARDKQNGVLYCMWNRLPKKRHKNIHYKLLSRRLDPCYQRNTDTLRDEFLMACKTFKRCINVWGHHKCLGEIDTTKSYNEPPQVHVIKFDKLGDIIITGGDEGIIKLWHTFNCKLIMSLKKHSGGITSIDVHTTNSFIISSCDGGEIWLWEINGNFYRPHKVIKSNFKILWVRFVTSITSSERDVHTHEKNWNDIIKNTRVISVDANSNLKIYLMEDLISSSSGDNIYKTVNPIYKIDLFNHNINSYDVSKVCLPDGSHFIALGIDSLNSNPDPDGGNFNAENDVASALSIINDANCYGNIQQPCKSSVGLYNKLTDLSGFCLFKTSDSIDKQELVETVSVPNKNDKEILSNSDEEPVLEDKILKENLCQCDADLEGSVNYSNICVLCDRAKSAKTQNKFKCGTGKILDTDDIKDGTEKFQQEKHANPTFNWYNENCSFFEKYLRGVIEPIPHIASTVERPEYLNITGLNIPIGRLTSTVVMSHGEISIEHFQEADPGDFDPLIVSYVTDSHESSPDVCFSNHSMNHVTASDDGKIFLWIWDDNSHSFNKVRLITKTLDKWIGGKTDKQPEYISERDTDLFDEELSTPNARYNRHGDDTVQTEFVIDVAFATNQVPKSQVSLFSPDVETVPNSPNVYNNTENNSPLSSKRGSTKTSNVEQSTVKGSLRENGHLYVMMNITWSKQDTYLCIADSVVSKSNIKKMITNARTIVSGVSIFDNNGGHICDILHKEITHHISCVSPHPVFEDFLLVATYDGNIFILSISNCAVVRKISCGSHAVWLDIEWHPQGHIFAASQKFGCFSLFSIYGDNTYGKTQNFQCGYNEFYCNIQSFSSNAYSGPELPNIQLRKYYYGFSSAPPLTMEGISTSSSIHCWGVPPPQIILDEFNNPVEVPAPAPSTMQVKDGFAHSSQLINAISRLPFPISIGEFIKSHIELYSKDDLPSLLKKFLSFYSLDTTDARLEGDEKTIRKHRIACPFGGIDCIICGYIENHAERSNRYASLKDSALHIKSILNDNGDIVTALPLSARPAHLVALQMPLIIPTVVEDPVPHVSEVPCPTTVQEPEEVTVDTDSNEERSEDDAYEDTVEEQVQDDQPEENKTSNYSFRAKRGSLDYKRDRELELAKQLGSRIGPIDLSKMPVSDISQDVSSEHFCLLCGLGTSEYSHGVMSRLQTLKLTQTLFKHDNSLHPGGSKLSRNLFLGPVNIAKRFINQLLEFSSVSRRVESLRSESLIFVHTSCLASSSLMKLDSSKKRIINLPEVVVKASQETCSFCNSDFATVYCSGECGAVYHYPCAVALYKSQLGSSSGKYENIFRDVIHIPDPLTCDEFLCLDCLRDKSYDSDAFSNYLTGKSFANSTPRDWLSITKDSIDVDYVPQIGDLVVLMPSSFYGSAINIGNLWKFSSDTAVLLKIKDIDYRFIGPLEGRSFVSAVLLMEKFPPVDEDCPDITVYYTPGFPIVLLRDVLLGVRRLLGLNVGDSISVRLNGTWKQAKIKNIRVPETVGHDSRFTLEDVDLESLETIVKLSSVMGTNAVQIEPLPDFNQQWISAWDVFVEDEQELGLIKNISECVLPKEDLQVLINITLDEKFAPFFTIEEYREQVIETSEDEQEDWIKIYWMTISRPIGLDEIRERVLNGYYRRCESLYHDMKLVVNNCEEFNVSTSDIVKLANEFSEQIDTIRYTQEDEYKTIIKHLWPEISHLYGNTPPSTQKPVDKVKVQYKDDEFTENTRKRHSSEIYENTRRSQRLLTIAKKQEIEAQESGANSRARKTRYNLRS; encoded by the coding sequence ATGGAAATACCTTCCAGCGACTCGAAAGGCAAGTGTTTATGTGAGGAAACATTTACTAATGATCTTTTAAAACGGTTGCTATGGGTATGTGACAAGCACATCAAGTCTTCCGCCACCAGTAAACGACGGCGTCTCCACTCGATCATACACAATGGAGAAAAGCACAAAGAATCCATAGAATCATCCCTAGCGTCTGGAATACTCTCTGATGTGTTCTCAGATTTCGCTCGTTGCTTACAAAATGGCACGAGTTTGTACAACACATTTGATCTTTTGGCAAAATCATCAAAGTTGGCAAGGGATAAGCAAAATGGAGTGCTTTACTGTATGTGGAATAGACTGCCAAAGAAAAGGCACAAAAATATCCATTACAAGTTGTTATCCCGCCGTCTAGATCCGTGCTACCAACGGAACACAGACACTTTGAGAGATGAATTTTTGATGGCGTGTAAAACCTTTAAGAGGTGCATAAATGTTTGGGGACATCACAAATGTCTTGGTGAAATTGATACTACAAAGTCATACAATGAACCTCCACAGGTTCACGTTATAAAGTTTGATAAACTTGGAGACATTATAATAACAGGTGGTGACGAAGGaataataaaactatggcaCACATTTAACTGTAAACTCATTATGAGTTTGAAGAAGCATTCTGGAGGGATTACATCAATTGATGTTCATACAACAAATtcttttatcatttcaTCATGTGATGGAGGGGAAATTTGGCTCTGGGAGATTAATGGCAATTTTTATAGACCTCACAAGGTCATTAAAAgtaactttaaaattttatggGTTAGGTTTGTGACAAGTATAACGTCAAGTGAACGAGATGTGCATACACATGAAAAAAATTGGAATGACATAATTAAAAATACACGTGTAATATCAGTTGATGCGAATAGTAATTTGAAAATCTATCTCATGGAAGACCTCATTTCTTCTTCGTCTGGCGATAATATCTATAAGACTGTAAATCCTATTTACAAGATTGATTTGTTTAATCACAATATCAATTCCTACGATGTAAGCAAAGTGTGCCTTCCAGATGGATCCCATTTTATAGCCTTAGGAATAGACTCTTTAAATTCCAACCCTGATCCAGACGGTGGAAACTTTAACGCTGAAAATGATGTTGCGTCCGCTTTGAGTATAATAAATGACGCGAATTGTTACGGAAATATTCAGCAGCCCTGCAAGAGTTCGGTTGGACTCTACAATAAGCTCACGGATCTCTCCGGATTTTGTTTATTCAAAACATCAGATTCTATAGATAAGCAGGAATTGGTGGAAACAGTTTCTGTACCAAACAAAAACGACAAAGAGATTCTGTCAAattctgatgaagaaccCGTTTTGGAGGATAAGATTCTTAAGGAGAATCTGTGCCAGTGTGATGCCGATTTGGAAGGGAGCGTGAATTACTCCAACATATGTGTCTTATGTGATAGGGCAAAAAGTGCAAAGACACAAAATAAATTCAAATGTGGCACCGGAAAGATCCTTGATACAGATGATATAAAAGATGGAACAGAGAAGTTTCAACAAGAAAAACACGCAAATCCAACGTTTAATTGGTATAATGAAAACTGCAGtttttttgaaaaatatttgagGGGTGTAATAGAACCTATACCTCACATTGCAAGTACTGTTGAACGTCCGGAATACTTGAATATAACTGGCCTTAACATTCCTATTGGCAGGCTTACTAGCACAGTAGTCATGTCACACGGTGAAATATCTATTGAACACTTTCAAGAGGCTGATCCCGGGGATTTTGACCCCCTGATAGTGAGCTACGTAACAGATTCTCACGAATCAAGTCCTGATGTTTGCTTTTCTAATCACTCAATGAACCATGTTACCGCATctgatgatggtaaaatatttttatggATATGGGATGATAATTCACATTCATTCAACAAGGTTAGATTGATAACCAAGACTCTGGATAAGTGGATTGGTGGTAAAACTGATAAACAACCCGAGTATATTAGTGAACGTGATACCGATCTTTTTGATGAAGAGTTGAGCACTCCAAATGCTAGATATAATAGGCATGGAGATGATACAGTGCAAACGGAATTTGTAATTGATGTTGCATTTGCTACGAATCAAGTACCAAAGTCTCAAGTTTCGCTGTTTTCACCTGATGTAGAGACTGTACCAAATTCCCCAAATGTATATAATAATACTGAAAATAATTCCCCGTTGTCATCGAAGAGGGGTTCAACTAAAACAAGTAATGTTGAACAATCTACTGTTAAAGGGTCTTTAAGAGAAAACGGGCATTTGTATGTTATGATGAATATAACCTGGTCAAAACAGGATACATATTTGTGTATAGCCGATAGCGTAGTTAGCAAGAGCaatataaagaagatgataacTAATGCTAGGACAATTGTTTCTGGAGTATCTATATTCGATAACAATGGTGGTCATATTTGTGATATATTACACAAGGAAATTACACATCACATTTCTTGCGTATCACCACATCCTGTATTTGAAGATTTTCTACTTGTTGCTACTTATGATGGGAATATCTTTATTTTGAGTATCTCAAATTGTGCCGTTGTCAGGAAGATATCATGTGGATCTCACGCTGTTTGGTTGGATATAGAATGGCATCCCCAGGGGCACATTTTCGCTGCTTCCCAAAAATTTGGATGTTTTTCTCTCTTTTCGATATATGGAGACAACACTTATGGAAAAACTCAAAATTTTCAGTGCGGATATAACGAGTTCTACTGTAATATTCAATCGTTTTCTTCAAATGCATATAGTGGACCTGAACTTCCGAATATTCAGCTCCGTAAATATTATTACGGATTTTCTTCCGCTCCTCCTCTAACTATGGAAGGTATTTCCACATCATCAAGTATACACTGTTGGGGAGTGCCACCCCCGCAAATTATTTTAGACGAGTTCAACAATCCAGTTGAGGTACCTGCTCCAGCACCATCCACCATGCAAGTTAAAGATGGATTTGCTCACTCATCGCAACTAATAAATGCCATCTCTAGGCTCCCATTTCCCATATCTATTGGTGAATTTATCAAGAGTCATATTGAACTATATTCGAAGGATGATTTACCTTCACTTTTGAAGAAGTTTCTATCTTTCTATTCATTGGATACAACTGATGCGCGCTTAGAGGGTGATGAAAAAACTATCAGAAAGCATCGTATTGCATGTCCTTTTGGTGGTATTGATTGTATTATATGTGGGTATATCGAAAATCACGCTGAAAGATCTAACAGATACGCATCTCTTAAAGATTCAGCATTGCACATAAAATCTATTCTGAACgataatggagatataGTGACAGCATTACCACTATCAGCTAGACCAGCACATTTAGTTGCGCTACAAATGCCACTAATTATTCCCACAGTTGTGGAAGACCCCGTACCTCATGTTAGTGAAGTACCATGTCCGACAACCGTACAAGAACCAGAAGAGGTTACAGTTGATACAGACTCGAATGAGGAGAGATCAGAAGATGATGCATATGAGGACACTGTTGAGGAACAGGTACAGGACGATCAACCAGAGGAGAATAAAACATCAAACTATTCTTTCAGAGCTAAACGGGGAAGTTTGGATTACAAGAGGGATCGTGAATTAGAATTGGCTAAACAATTGGGAAGTAGGATTGGACCGATAGATTTGTCTAAAATGCCTGTGTCAGATATATCGCAAGATGTTAGTTCAGAACATTTTTGCTTATTGTGTGGCTTAGGGACTTCGGAATATTCCCACGGCGTAATGAGTAGGTTGCAAACTCTTAAACTAACTCAAACACTTTTCAAGCACGACAATTCATTACACCCAGGTGGATCAAAGCTTTCTAGAAATTTGTTTCTGGGCCCAGTAAATATCGCAAAACGGTTTATAAATCAACTCTTGGAATTTTCATCTGTTTCTAGGCGAGTTGAATCTTTAAGAAGCGAAAGCCTGATATTTGTGCATACCTCTTGCCTTGCAAGTTCATCTCTCATGAAACTTGATTCATCAAAAAAACGGATTATAAATCTTCCAGAAGTTGTAGTGAAGGCTTCCCAGGAAACTTGTTCTTTCTGCAACTCAGATTTTGCTACAGTTTACTGTTCTGGTGAATGTGGAGCTGTTTATCATTATCCATGTGCTGTGGCACTGTACAAGTCACAGCTAGGATCCAGTAGTGGAAAGTATGAAAACATATTCAGGGATGTTATACACATTCCAGATCCTCTAACATGTGACGAATTTTTGTGTTTAGATTGTTTAAGGGACAAATCTTATGATTCAGATGCATTTTCCAACTATTTAACTGGAAAGTCTTTTGCCAATTCCACGCCACGTGATTGGTTATCTATAACCAAGGACTCTATAGACGTTGATTATGTACCACAGATCGGAGATTTGGTTGTTCTTATGCCGTCCTCGTTTTATGGGTCAGCTATAAACATTGGGAATCTCTGGAAGTTTTCGTCAGACACGGCTGTGCTACTAAAAATCAAGGATATAGACTATAGATTTATAGGTCCGCTTGAGGGAAGATCTTTTGTATCTGCAGTTTTGTTAATGGAAAAGTTCCCTCCAGTGGATGAAGACTGTCCAGATATTACAGTGTATTATACTCCAGGGTTCCCAATTGTATTATTGAGGGATGTTCTATTGGGTGTTAGAAGACTTTTGGGACTAAATGTCGGTGATTCAATATCAGTTCGTCTTAACGGAACTTGGAAACAAGCCAAAATAAAGAACATTAGGGTTCCAGAGACTGTTGGTCATGATTCAAGGTTTACTTTGGAAGATGTTGATTTAGAATCACTAGAAACCATTGTGAAACTTTCATCGGTAATGGGAACGAATGCAGTGCAGATTGAGCCCCTACCAGATTTTAACCAACAGTGGATTTCTGCTTGGGATGTCTTTGTTGAAGACGAACAAGAATTAGGGTTGATCAAGAACATTTCAGAATGTGTACTTCCCAAGGAAGATTTGCAGGTGCTTATTAACATCACATTGGACGAAAAATTTGCACCCTTTTTCACAATTGAGGAGTATAGGGAACAAGTAATAGAAACAagtgaagatgaacaagaggACTGGATAAAAATCTATTGGATGACTATTTCCAGACCTATAGGTCTAGATGAGATCAGGGAACGAGTACTAAATGGGTACTATAGAAGATGTGAAAGCTTATATCATGATATGAAACTCGTTGTTAACAACTGTGAGGAGtttaatgtctcaacttCTGACATTGTTAAGCTCGCGAACGAGTTTAGCGAACAAATTGATACCATTAGATACACacaagaggatgaatataaaacGATCATTAAACATTTATGGCCAGAAATATCCCACTTGTATGGCAATACTCCGCCATCAACGCAAAAACCAGTGGACAAGGTCAAGGTACAGTACAAGGACGATGAGTTTACCGAGAATACACGAAAAAGGCACAGCTCGGAAATCTATGAAAACACCCGCAGGAGCCAACGACTACTCACAATTGCCAAGAAGCAAGAAATAGAGGCACAAGAAAGTGGAGCCAACAGTCGCGCGCGCAAGACAAGATACAATTTGAGGTCTTAA
- a CDS encoding protein kinase domain containing protein (encoded by transcript BEWA_042400A), producing the protein MGSSQSRFGDEYTLGQCIAHGVSSQVRECRNEKDGNVYVVKIYSSNCEIANAIRYETFIRKKSNISIIPNILQLKDCFFEEYYIYYISQRYTGKDILTSVTHGLKYTENDLVHYFQQIFVALSTLHDANIVHRSISAHNIVFLDQECKNLVLRGFRLCLNSSFTFFRYMINLNELPKFGAIIEHSLQYLSPEIILQSTTVANAAKSDVWACGVILYVLLFGVPLFSINQTLEKYSHEVINGLIRWDHESPLLSKDSLAIDFCKSLLRVNPEERLSAKDALLHPWLRDERIQQCSIDVASSNFYGKVKNTIEELNALERRTCIKYSQKFDDATLRGIPLILRKISSIPYNLSSKSTRRYDPEKSARQRDPGCFPKCLTLLRHRKFGRNSPDTRALFEMVPE; encoded by the exons ATGGGTTCGTCTCAGAGCAGGTTCGGCGACGAATACACACTCGGCCAGTGCATAGCTCATGGA GTATCATCGCAAGTAAGGGAATGCAGGAACGAAAAGGACGGGAATGTATATGTAGTAAAGATTTACTCGTCAAACTGTGAGATCGCAAACGCCATACGCTATGAAACTTTTATACGAAAGAAGAGCAACATCAGCATCATACCAAATATACTACAACTAAAGGACTGCTTCTTTGAAGAGTACtacatttattatatatcGCAACGTTATAC CGGTAAAGACATTCTTACCTCTGTTACCCACGGATTAAAGTATACAGAGAATGACCTTGTACATTATTTTCAGCAAATATTTGTTGCACTCAGCACATTGCATGATGCTAACATTGTTCACAGGAGTATTAGTGCTCACAATATTGTGTTTCTCGACCAAGaatgcaaaaatttggTGTTACGAGGATTCAGGTTGTGTTTAAACTCATCTTTCACTTTTTTTAGGTATATGATAAACctgaatgagttaccaaAGTTTGGAGCAATTATTGAGCATTCACTGCAGTATTTATCGCCAGAAATTATTTTACAAAGTACGACAGTAGCAAACGCGGCAAAGAGTGATGTTTGGGCATGTGGAGTTATCCTCTATGTTCTCTTGTTTGGAGTCCCTTTATTCTCTATAAACCAAACGTTGGAAAAATATAGCCATGAAGTCATAAACGGTCTAATACGTTGGGACCATGAGTCTCCTCTACTCTCCAAAGATTCGTTAGCAATCGACTTTTGTAAGTCGTTATTGAGAGTGAATCCGGAGGAGAGACTTTCGGCAAAGGATGCACTTTTGCATCCATGGTTACGAGATGAAAGGATTCAACAGTGTAGTATAGATGTTGCTTCATCAAACTTTTACGG AAAGGTCAAGAATACTATAGAGGAGCTCAACGCTCTGGAGCGTCGCACCTGTATAAAAT ATTCCCAAAAGTTTGACGATGCGACGTTGAGGGGTATACCGCTTATTCTTCGGAAGATATCATCTATTCCATACAATTTATCCTCGAAATCCACGAGAAGATATGACCCAGAAAAGTCCGCCAGACAGAGAGATCCAGGATGCTTCCCCAAATGTCTAACTCTTTTAAGGCATAGAAAGTTTGGACGTAATTCTCCAGACACTAGAGCTCTGTTTGAAATGGTACCAGAGTAA
- a CDS encoding hypothetical protein (encoded by transcript BEWA_042450A) gives MWLCARIRGKNTLAALKELRVHGRRYKIEKVQRLGETFERACWRGVRTAEERTYLKKYHFIKHCINVIDNIRNKKAQTHATPEDVGDAQKFLEQMTEKYDGNNTEECMKDIQDYISAINDRQKADKNGQQTTRKTATNRKTWRQSRRNRI, from the exons ATGTGGCTATGCGCCCGCATCAGGGGCAAAAACACACTCGCAGCTCTAAAAGAGTTGAGGGTACATGGAAGAAGGTATAAAATCGAAAAGGTGCAAAGGCTTGGCGAAACCTTTGAAAGAGCATGCTGGAGAGGAGTAAGAACCGCAGAAGAACGCACGTACCTCAAAAAATATCACTTTATCAAGCACTGCATCAATGTTATCGACAATATCAGGAACAAAAAGGCCCAAACACATGCCACTCCTGAAGATGTAGGCGACGCTCAAAAGTTTCTGGAACAAATGACCGAGAAATACGACGGAAACAACACAGAAGAGTGTATGAAGGACATACAAGACTACATTAGTGCCATAAATGACCGCCAAAAG GCTGACAAAAATGGCCAACAAACTACAAGAAAGACAGCAACTAATCGCAAAACATGGAGACAATCCAGACGTAATCGGATAtaa
- a CDS encoding hypothetical protein (encoded by transcript BEWA_042420A), translated as MEISVENEEDIVSNLTIVIILDQRENELLGFDFVSLPEANIVSGIWNLRPGAHFIYIKDDESEEADETRFGEFIYLKKGEIKVIRRSADETGSPFEIVEDYCNESYKESVINGKFKNRMANVPKELADLWSSMTDCINGELINKLRPIRRAIKSRGQKLQRDSIVTGRGDVPDPSAVEFEDEFSRLSINSKGGHSDECETPNDNYIYYSDIPLFDSKIKDIKNITPEMVTRMHLDTSYILDHLRDEYQSSRGGYKCTEYGRNYHLYVLGELQFSFILFLLCYNIDSFEQYKKLLRAFCNAETVLIENENLTHKLFKTLQLHIETWDESNDVFQKDNFFVTYLANLREIVLDNEIELSHSSRHFKRLEDSFKLKFGISLADLDMINNCDP; from the coding sequence ATGGAGATCAGTGTGGAAAATGAGGAAGACATTGTATCGAATCTCACAATCGTAATCATTTTAGACCAGAGAGAAAACGAACTCCTGGGATTCGATTTTGTCTCATTGCCAGAGGCAAATATAGTCTCAGGTATATGGAATCTCAGACCAGGAGCCCATTTCATCTATATCAAGGACGATGAGAGCGAAGAAGCCGATGAAACTCGGTTCGGGGAGTTTATCTACCTGAAGAAGGGCGAGATCAAGGTTATTAGACGCTCAGCTGACGAAACCGGCTCACCATTTGAGATTGTGGAAGACTATTGTAACGAAAGCTACAAGGAGTCGGTCATAAATGGCAAATTCAAAAACAGAATGGCAAACGTCCCCAAGGAATTGGCAGATTTGTGGTCCAGCATGACGGACTGCATAAACGGTGAGCTCATAAACAAGTTGAGGCCGATCCGTCGAGCCATCAAGTCCAGAGGTCAAAAACTCCAACGGGATTCCATTGTCACTGGCAGAGGAGACGTTCCAGATCCGTCGGCGGTAGAGtttgaggatgaattcAGCAGGCTATCAATCAACTCTAAAGGTGGCCATTCGGACGAATGCGAGACTCCGAATGATAACTACATTTACTACTCGGACATACCACTCTTTGACAGCAAAATCAAAGACATCAAGAACATTACTCCAGAGATGGTTACCCGCATGCACTTGGACACAAGCTACATTTTGGACCATTTGAGAGATGAATACCAGAGCTCCAGGGGAGGCTATAAATGCACAGAGTATGGAAGAAACTACCACCTCTACGTGCTTGGAGAACTGCAGTTTAGCTTCATCCTATTCCTGCTCTGCTATAACATTGACAGCTTTGAGCAGTACAAGAAGCTCCTACGGGCCTTTTGCAATGCTGAGACCGTCCTCATTGAAAACGAAAATCTCACTCACAAACTCTTCAAGACACTTCAACTTCACATTGAGACCTGGGACGAGAGCAATGACGTGTTTCAAAAGGACAACTTCTTTGTAACCTACTTGGCCAACCTTCGGGAGATTGTGCTCGACAACGAAATCGAACTATCGCATTCGTCTAGACATTTCAAGAGACTGGAAGACTCGTTTAAACTCAAGTTTGGGATAAGTCTCGCTGACCTAGACATGATTAACAACTGCGATCCTTAG